From the genome of Clavelina lepadiformis chromosome 2, kaClaLepa1.1, whole genome shotgun sequence:
CAACTTATTGCATTGCTATATTTGGGTCAATTCTTCAATGAATTTGTTCAAATATCAACAAATGGTTGCTATAACGTTTTAGTTTCAACCTCGGGTTTTCggcatttatttttataaccaAGCAAACCTATTTTTTGGATGAGGAGAGTTTTGCTGTCTGACAGCTTGTTTTCCACCGCGACAGtcaaattttctgcaaatattATTGCTTTAAGAAAGTTTGTTGTCAGCATATACATAGTTGCTAAAAGTATATTGTTcataaaatgattacttcCTGCTTTTGCGGAAGTACTGTAAGTGCACTGACATAGTTAAACTTCCATTGTTACTGGTTTAGCGAATTTACCGCAACAAATATAGCAGGAATGCTTAGCGAGATCACCAAAATATAAATAAGCTTTACCTAAAACTAATCTACTGGTAGATTTTGAGTCCGCCTTAGACAACTTATCTTTCAGTTGTTCTGCATTTTTCtctgcaacaaaaaatttttaacattgtCTTATGGCTCTAAAATCTACATTGTATAATATTTACGCTTTCAATTACAacaattacaataaaattatgaagCGTTGCAAAATGTCAGTATTGCAATAGAATAAGATTGAATACAGTAAACCATAAtgtcaaaaaatcaaatatttttttagcaGTGTATGGGTACTTTCAACTTGATTTTTCATAATCATGTAACtataagaaacaaaattttgtttggttattttttacAGCCGGTATAGTCAGTGCTATGGCATTAAAGCATCAATCATCAGTGAAGTAAGTTCTATACAAACTTACGGATTCCTTGTGAAGTGCTGGCATTGACTTCGGAGATTTGAATCTCCAAgtcatattttactttttctagaaaaaatttttatacttaGTGCATTATATATATTATGCTTAGAAATCTTTTCAAAGATGAAACGCTTTGAATGGGTTAAGACCCTACTGTAACTACAGTATGTCCGTGATGGCGAGCGTCGCTGCattagattttaaaactacatGTATAAGAAATACCTATCTTTTCATCCAGACCACTTTCAAGGCCAGTGATAACTTCACTTatgttgtttgttatttttgttgtcgAAAAGGAAGCAGCGACAACTGCGTGAAAAATGCATAGGATTGTACTTAAATCTACCTCTTTGCTGTTTATAATCAGACAAACCTTACCCGATTCTGGATTAGGAACTGAATGAACAGGAGTTTGTATGTTCCTCTATTATCAAAAAAAgaatttgtaaacaaaattacTTATTCAAGATTATAGTTATAGATAAACTTATCTACGTTTTATCATTTGAATATGCTGTTAAACCGAAGTTAAATTTCTTACTGTATACGCCATTGAAGCAAGAACTAAAGCCGCAAATGCAACTATGGAGTTTGCCACCAGCAACAGAATCCATTTCTTCGGAAGCGCGCTGTAAGTTTGGTCTGTAGAACAAACTTCTGTATTAAGATAACTTTACTGCGATGGGAAATGTTTACCGGCTCTTTTCtctgataatattttaaaaattcatagTAAGCTGTATTGTataatattgtattttttgtttttgtgctgAAAAAagctattattattaaaaaagcTATTAAAAGGTATTAAAGTATTAGTATTAAACCAAGATGTGAATTAAGGTATTCTTATGGTATTTTTAAGCTGCCGGCCACCGCAAGATTTGGGCAGAATTGTTAGCCTCATAGATAGCTGCTTACGTCTTTCACTCCTTCTTCCGCAATTGCAGATCGATATTGGCTCCAACGTATTACTTGCTGACATACTTTTGGACTTATGCAGGCTCTAACTAACAAACCAGTAACTGAACGCGTTGTCACATTACCCTCAACTGAACGAAACGGTTGTATTTTTGCTTAGCTCATATGATACGTTGAAAGCAAATTAATCACTGCAAGGTCACTTCGGTACattataataacaacaaattgTTCATATTTTTAGAAGAACAATTCATTGTTACTTCCGTTGAACTGAACGGTTGGGTTTCTGCAAGCTTTCACTAATTACATGGCGAAACCAAAGTTTCCACCCGCTACTTCCATGATACACCAAGCACACAAAGATAAGTATACGTCACAAAATTCTTGGTATTCGAGTATATAGGGGTGCAGGATGCAACTTACAAAAaccgttttattttttggcaTCAATCGATCGATATTTCTCAACTTCGTGCAAAGGGGAAGCGGCAAAGTCTAGTGATATGCTTACTTCGAagtaattaatttcaaaaaattcaaaattaatctTGCAGAACGATATTAAGACTCATTATAGTTATGATCATTTAGTTATGGTTTGTTTGCATTGCAATGTAATGCATCAATCCAAATAGCATATGATTCATATGATTCATCTCATTCAGCTCAATCATATGATCTATTTTATTCCAGTCATCATGAGCGATTTGATGCAACTTATTACAACCAAATTTCCTCAAACTCAACCTCATAATATTCAATATACAACTTATCCGTTTTGGCTGAGCTGGAGTTTGCAGACGCAAGGATCAAAAACTgcttaataaattaattattaattaaagataattttcttaaatatAAGTTTGGCTGCTGCATTGActgagtttttgtttttaaaagcatgGTTTGTGAAATTCCTAGAATGCTATAAACGATTAAATATTCACTAAGTCGTTAATAGTGGACTTGAAAAGACATTGATCAGGGGAGTCTACATATTTCGTCCTGGTCACATTCGTGAAGAGAACCAACCACAAAAGTTGGATAAATTCTCATGAATTTGTCCAAATCACACAGCTGCCCTACAGTGCCCTCTTGTGGGCATCCTGGCACGGGTACGACGTTTTCATTCCACAAGACTTGGACTTTATAATCTACTGCAAGTGATGGGTCGTCACAACGGTACAGGACGAAAACCAAATTGGCAGCTGTGGGCACCATTTTAGCAAAACTAAACTCTCTATTTCTTTTAGATTCGAAGTTCTGTGACGTCAACGGTTCGTCAACCTATGAAAGAAgtaattttgtaatgaaaagaaataataaaataagttgAATCTAGGATCAGGTAGTATGTTTTTCCACAAgtgaatttaaacaaattaaaacgcGGCGTAAAAAAAATAGGAATATCATTAAATGCGTCATTTTACTCACCTCATACAGACGAAAGTTGGCGACCGTCGTCACGAGATTTGAAGTATGAACTAGGCGAAATCTTCCCGTCAGATGAGGCTGATTCAGCATGTCTTTCGTTCTAGAGTCCAGCAAGGAGCTCATTATCTCTTTCGACACGAAGCAATTCTTTTCATAAGATATAgaaatttttctgcttttcatTTCATAATTCCTGACGTCTTCAGCAAAGCTTAATACtgttaaacaaacaagattCATTGATAATTCCAAgacattttacattttacgaCAAGTAAAATCTTACTTTCAAGTTCTTCCCTCGTAAACGCTGCACACCAAGGACCGTTCTCGTTGTCCACCCATTGCTGATAATAGCAGCCTATTGTATACATTTTCCATACGACAGACCTGTCGATGGCACCTTTTGGAAACCCCAATCGTCTAGTAACTCCCTTTACTATACCTTCAACAAGCGGACCTAGAAAATGCATATGACGTGATAACGACTTTGTAAACAACGCCTATGATTTTGTGAATTTGTAGATTCCTGAAGCTAAGTGTCTTATAGCGTTTGCGGGATAATTGGGACAATGCAAAAATACTGACTAACGTATAGCAAAATTGACTTATTAGTATAGCGGGCGACTCTGTATATAAAGATCCATTATAGGGTGCTTGCGTGTAAATGTAGCCTTGTGTTTGTTGCAGATATAGAGAACCTATACATTTAGAATACGTAGACGTTTTATGCTACCGGTGCGTCAAACATTTCTTCAAGTAAACGACCAGCAAGCATAAAAAGGTTAAATATACTTATCTATATGCTGAAAGGCATCAAATACTAGCAACCAAGCTGGTGTACTGTATAGATACCATTTAAAAAGGCTTTGAATTCAGGTGTGACAGAGACATTTCTTGACACTTTAACCATATACTTCTCGCAGTTTTTGTGGAACATCTGATCATCTTCCAATCTAGGAATAACTTCTTGAGCTTCATGGAGACGATTTTTGGTTCGCAATTGATCTTCGTCATCCTTTAATATCTCAGTTTTAAAAGGTGATAAAGATTGCCTTGTTTGCGGTATATCCGTGCTGGAAAACCTGTAGTTATTGAAACCTTATCAGTCATCTTTG
Proteins encoded in this window:
- the LOC143445772 gene encoding multiple inositol polyphosphate phosphatase 1-like, whose product is MIEKVKYRLRLLVFCSLILLTRSHCSTDEEPFRLFGEKTFYEHVGGKLPTLEERAPEFCQPIHINMLIRHGARYPDPDDSFPALPELFKLARKINITGTATQCLEDIKTLLNWKVWATIYDNGNVTREGAKEMSDLAFRFKQAFPEILNKDIPANQFWFSSTDIPQTRQSLSPFKTEILKDDEDQLRTKNRLHEAQEVIPRLEDDQMFHKNCEKYMVKVSRNVSVTPEFKAFLNGPLVEGIVKGVTRRLGFPKGAIDRSVVWKMYTIGCYYQQWVDNENGPWCAAFTREELEILSFAEDVRNYEMKSRKISISYEKNCFVSKEIMSSLLDSRTKDMLNQPHLTGRFRLVHTSNLVTTVANFRLYEVDEPLTSQNFESKRNREFSFAKMVPTAANLVFVLYRCDDPSLAVDYKVQVLWNENVVPVPGCPQEGTVGQLCDLDKFMRIYPTFVVGSLHECDQDEICRLP